The Actinomadura sp. WMMB 499 genome includes a window with the following:
- a CDS encoding alpha-1,4-glucan--maltose-1-phosphate maltosyltransferase encodes MTDLSGLGRIPIVDVAPVVGCGRWPAKAVVGETFEVSATVFREGHEMLGAAVVLRTPDGEECPPVRMREVAPGTDRWAARVTPTERGPWSFRVEAWGDPIAHWWHDAQIKIPRGQDVELMFTEGAQLFERAADAVPSKDAPALDRLAKRLADETVPAGDRMDAAADPDVHEILERHPLRDLVTAGDWYPLIVHRERALYGAWYEFFPRSEGATHDPMGRRPPTSGTLRTAMKRLPAIADMGFDVIYLPPVHPIGTTARKGPNNTLDAAPHDPGSPWAIGSPHGGHDTIHPDLGTLDDFDAFVAHAHHHGLEIALDLALQCSPDHPWVTQNPQWFTTRADGTIAHAENPPKKYQDIYPLNFDNDPDGLYTEITRIIGHWIDHGVTIFRVDNPHTKPVPFWERLLADTATTHPDVLFLAEAFTRPAMMHTLAKIGFHQSYTYFTWRNSADELRTYFTELSGPAAAHMRPNCFTNTPDILNQYLQHGGRPAFEIRAILAALLSPTWGIYSGYELCENTPVRPGSEEYRDSEKYQYRPRDWDTAAATGTTIAPLITRLNTLRHTHPALHHLRNLHFHHVDQPELLAFSKHHLDDTVLTIINLNPHHPREATVHLDLPALGLPDHPHHTFTVVDELDGTPYTWTQTNYVHLDPRTRPAHVFTLREEES; translated from the coding sequence ATGACCGACTTGTCAGGGCTCGGTCGCATACCGATCGTGGACGTCGCCCCGGTGGTGGGGTGCGGCCGGTGGCCGGCCAAGGCGGTCGTGGGCGAGACCTTCGAAGTGTCGGCGACGGTGTTCCGCGAGGGACACGAGATGCTCGGCGCGGCGGTGGTGCTGCGGACGCCGGACGGCGAGGAGTGCCCGCCGGTGCGGATGCGGGAGGTCGCGCCGGGCACCGACCGGTGGGCGGCGCGGGTGACGCCGACCGAGCGGGGCCCGTGGTCGTTCCGGGTGGAGGCCTGGGGCGACCCCATCGCGCACTGGTGGCACGACGCCCAGATCAAGATCCCGCGCGGCCAGGACGTCGAACTGATGTTCACCGAGGGAGCGCAGCTGTTCGAGCGCGCGGCCGATGCCGTCCCGTCCAAGGACGCTCCCGCGCTCGACCGTCTCGCGAAGCGCCTGGCCGACGAGACCGTCCCCGCCGGCGACCGCATGGACGCTGCCGCGGACCCGGACGTCCACGAGATCCTGGAGCGGCATCCGCTGCGCGACCTGGTCACCGCCGGCGACTGGTACCCCCTGATCGTGCACCGCGAACGAGCCCTCTACGGCGCCTGGTACGAGTTCTTCCCCCGCTCCGAAGGCGCCACCCACGACCCCATGGGACGCCGCCCACCCACCTCCGGCACCCTGCGCACCGCGATGAAACGCCTCCCCGCCATCGCCGACATGGGCTTCGACGTGATCTACCTCCCACCCGTCCACCCCATCGGCACCACCGCCCGCAAAGGCCCCAACAACACCCTGGACGCCGCCCCCCACGACCCCGGCTCCCCCTGGGCCATCGGCTCACCCCACGGCGGCCACGACACCATCCACCCCGACCTGGGCACCCTCGACGACTTCGACGCCTTCGTCGCCCACGCCCACCACCACGGCCTCGAAATCGCCCTCGACCTCGCCCTGCAATGCTCCCCCGACCACCCCTGGGTCACCCAAAACCCCCAATGGTTCACCACCCGCGCCGACGGCACCATCGCCCACGCAGAGAACCCACCCAAGAAATACCAGGACATCTACCCCCTCAACTTCGACAACGACCCCGACGGCCTCTACACCGAAATCACCCGCATCATCGGCCACTGGATCGACCACGGCGTCACCATCTTCCGCGTCGACAACCCCCACACCAAACCCGTCCCCTTCTGGGAACGCCTCCTGGCCGACACCGCCACCACCCACCCCGACGTCCTCTTCCTCGCCGAAGCCTTCACCCGCCCCGCCATGATGCACACCCTCGCCAAAATCGGCTTCCACCAGTCCTACACCTACTTCACCTGGCGCAACTCCGCCGACGAACTCCGCACCTACTTCACCGAACTGTCCGGACCCGCCGCCGCCCACATGCGCCCCAACTGCTTCACCAACACCCCCGACATCCTCAACCAATACCTCCAGCACGGCGGACGCCCCGCCTTCGAAATCCGCGCCATCCTCGCCGCCCTCCTGTCCCCCACCTGGGGCATCTACAGCGGCTACGAACTATGCGAGAACACCCCCGTCCGACCCGGCAGCGAGGAATACCGCGACTCCGAGAAATACCAGTACCGCCCCCGCGACTGGGACACCGCCGCCGCCACCGGCACCACCATCGCCCCCCTCATCACCCGCCTCAACACCCTGCGCCACACCCACCCCGCCCTGCACCACCTGCGCAACCTGCACTTCCACCACGTCGACCAACCCGAACTGCTCGCCTTCTCCAAACACCACCTCGACGACACCGTCCTGACCATCATCAACCTCAACCCCCACCACCCCCGCGAAGCCACCGTCCACCTCGACCTGCCCGCACTCGGCCTGCCCGACCACCCCCACCACACCTTCACCGTCGTCGACGAACTCGACGGCACCCCCTACACCTGGACACAAACCAACTACGTCCACCTCGACCCCCGCACCCGACCCGCACACGTCTTCACGCTGCGGGAGGAGGAGAGTTGA
- the glgP gene encoding alpha-glucan family phosphorylase: protein MKAIRRFTVRTVLPEPLTQLEELVLNLRWSWHHETLDLFRAVDPALWKAVDHDPVRLLGEVSPERLDRLAEDRRFLRRLRDAAEELREYLTAPRWYQSRPGVPSSIAYFSPEYGITAALPQYSGGLGILAGDHLKTASDLGVPIIGVGLLYRHGYFSQSLSPDGWQLERYPPIDPNGLPLTLLRERDGTPVRVRIGLPKGGPLHAQVWLARVGRVPQLLLDSDVEDNEPPARDVTDRLYGGGGDHRLLQEMLLGIGGVRAIRAYCRITGHPAPEVFHTNEGHAGFLGLERIRELVAEHGLGFDEALEAARAGTVFTTHTPVPAGIDRFPRELVGRYFGGANEEPAVPVDRILALGAEDYPGGDRTVFNMAVMGMRLAQRVNGVSELHGRVSREMFGGLWGGFDTAEVPIGSITNGVHAGTWVAREIQELAAREIPSLVETGTGWEEILSRPGTELWRVRGLLRRRLVLGARRRLRESWRQRGASEAETSWAGDALDPDVLTIGFARRVPSYKRLTLMMRDPERLRRILLDPVRPVQIVIAGKAHPADEGGKRLIQEIVRFADDAEVRHRIVFLPDYDMDLGRLLVQGCDVWMNNPLRPLEACGTSGMKAALNGALNLSVRDGWWDEWYDGQNGWSIPSADGLAAPDRRDELEAAALYELIEDHVAVTFYDRDSAGLPRRWLEMVKHTIATLGPRVLATRMVRDYVEEYYTPAAGSARAMAADGYAGARELAAWKRRVARAWPDVTVEHVEGGGDDSPHVGARMPVRVVVDLGGLDPGDVAVEVAYGRVDASDTLADPAYLELGGAEKADGGRLRYAGEVPLARSGAFGYSVRVVPSHPRLSGRAELGLVALPPAPPGMTNGDLR from the coding sequence GTGAAGGCGATCCGACGATTCACCGTCCGCACCGTCCTTCCCGAACCGCTCACCCAACTCGAGGAACTGGTCCTCAACCTGCGCTGGTCCTGGCACCACGAGACGCTCGACCTGTTCCGGGCCGTGGACCCCGCCCTGTGGAAGGCCGTCGACCACGACCCCGTCCGGCTGCTCGGCGAGGTGTCGCCGGAGCGGCTGGACCGCCTCGCCGAGGACCGCCGGTTCCTGCGCCGCCTCCGGGACGCCGCCGAGGAGCTGCGCGAGTACCTGACGGCGCCGCGCTGGTACCAGTCGCGGCCCGGCGTGCCGTCGTCCATCGCCTACTTCTCGCCGGAGTACGGCATCACCGCCGCGCTGCCGCAGTACTCCGGCGGGCTCGGCATCCTGGCGGGCGACCATCTGAAGACCGCCAGCGACCTCGGCGTCCCGATCATCGGGGTCGGGCTGCTGTACCGGCACGGGTACTTCTCGCAGTCGCTGTCGCCGGACGGCTGGCAGCTGGAGCGCTACCCCCCGATCGACCCGAACGGGCTGCCGCTCACGCTGCTGCGCGAGCGGGACGGGACGCCGGTGCGGGTCCGCATCGGCCTGCCGAAGGGCGGGCCGCTGCACGCGCAGGTGTGGCTCGCCCGCGTCGGGCGCGTGCCGCAGCTGCTGCTGGACTCCGACGTCGAGGACAACGAGCCGCCCGCGCGGGACGTCACCGACCGCCTGTACGGGGGCGGCGGCGACCACCGGCTGCTGCAGGAGATGCTCCTCGGCATCGGCGGGGTCCGGGCGATCCGCGCGTACTGCCGCATCACCGGGCATCCCGCGCCCGAGGTGTTCCACACCAACGAGGGCCACGCCGGGTTCCTCGGCCTGGAACGCATCCGCGAACTGGTCGCCGAGCACGGGCTCGGCTTCGACGAGGCCCTCGAGGCGGCCCGCGCGGGCACCGTGTTCACCACGCACACGCCCGTCCCGGCGGGCATCGACCGGTTCCCGCGCGAGCTGGTCGGACGCTACTTCGGCGGGGCCAACGAGGAGCCGGCGGTCCCCGTCGACCGGATCCTCGCGCTCGGCGCCGAGGACTACCCGGGCGGCGACCGGACGGTGTTCAACATGGCCGTCATGGGCATGCGGCTCGCGCAGCGCGTGAACGGCGTCAGCGAGCTGCACGGGCGGGTCAGCCGGGAGATGTTCGGCGGCCTGTGGGGCGGTTTCGACACCGCCGAGGTCCCCATCGGGTCGATCACCAACGGCGTCCACGCCGGGACGTGGGTGGCCCGGGAGATCCAGGAGCTCGCCGCCCGCGAGATCCCGTCGCTGGTGGAGACGGGCACCGGCTGGGAGGAGATCCTGTCGCGGCCCGGCACCGAGCTGTGGCGGGTGCGCGGCCTGCTGCGCCGCCGCCTGGTGCTGGGCGCGCGGCGGCGGCTGCGCGAGTCGTGGCGGCAGCGCGGCGCAAGCGAGGCCGAAACGTCCTGGGCCGGCGACGCGCTCGACCCCGACGTCCTGACCATCGGGTTCGCGCGGCGCGTCCCGTCCTACAAGCGGCTCACGCTGATGATGCGCGACCCGGAGCGGCTCCGCCGGATCCTGCTGGACCCGGTGCGGCCGGTGCAGATCGTCATCGCCGGGAAGGCGCACCCCGCCGACGAGGGCGGCAAACGGCTCATCCAGGAGATCGTGCGGTTCGCCGACGACGCCGAAGTCCGGCACCGCATCGTGTTCCTGCCCGACTACGACATGGACCTCGGACGGCTCCTCGTGCAGGGCTGCGACGTGTGGATGAACAATCCGCTGCGCCCGCTGGAGGCGTGCGGAACGTCCGGGATGAAGGCCGCGCTGAACGGCGCGCTGAACCTGTCGGTCCGGGACGGCTGGTGGGACGAGTGGTACGACGGGCAGAACGGCTGGTCGATCCCGTCCGCCGACGGGCTCGCCGCGCCGGACCGCCGCGACGAGCTGGAGGCCGCGGCGCTGTACGAGCTGATCGAGGACCACGTCGCCGTCACCTTCTACGACCGCGACTCCGCCGGGCTGCCGCGCCGCTGGCTGGAGATGGTCAAGCACACGATCGCCACGCTCGGCCCGCGGGTCCTCGCGACCCGGATGGTCCGCGACTACGTCGAGGAGTACTACACCCCGGCGGCCGGATCGGCACGCGCGATGGCCGCCGACGGGTACGCGGGCGCCCGCGAGCTGGCCGCGTGGAAGCGGCGGGTCGCGCGGGCCTGGCCGGACGTCACCGTCGAGCACGTCGAGGGCGGCGGGGACGACAGCCCGCACGTCGGCGCCCGCATGCCGGTTCGGGTCGTCGTGGACCTCGGCGGGCTCGATCCCGGCGACGTCGCCGTCGAGGTCGCCTACGGCCGGGTCGACGCGTCCGACACGCTCGCCGACCCCGCGTACCTGGAGCTGGGCGGCGCGGAGAAGGCCGACGGCGGGCGGCTCCGGTACGCGGGGGAGGTCCCGCTCGCGCGCAGCGGCGCGTTCGGGTACAGCGTCCGCGTCGTGCCGAGCCATCCGCGGCTGTCGGGACGCGCCGAGCTGGGCCTGGTCGCGCTGCCGCCCGCGCCGCCCGGCATGACGAACGGCGACCTGCGCTAG
- a CDS encoding helix-turn-helix transcriptional regulator — MPGDKENVYNRIAVLRAERGVSRRELATALGVHYQTIGYLERGEYSPSLHLALRIAGFFEVPVEVVFSLAPFPRLGSAG, encoded by the coding sequence GTGCCAGGGGACAAGGAGAACGTCTACAACCGGATCGCGGTGCTGCGCGCCGAACGCGGCGTCTCGCGCCGCGAGCTGGCCACGGCGCTGGGCGTGCACTACCAGACGATCGGGTATCTGGAGCGGGGCGAGTACAGCCCGAGCCTGCACCTCGCCCTCCGGATCGCGGGATTCTTCGAGGTCCCGGTGGAGGTCGTATTCTCGCTGGCGCCGTTCCCGAGGCTGGGGAGCGCCGGGTGA
- a CDS encoding ABC transporter permease — MNARVTMIGLRRGGAEYMQFLRNRQEFAGALIGTVGVYLALVLWQGGHDVEGAAGASQAVLMTAGFVAFAVYTAGLLSLPMSIAADREEGTLLRMRTVPDGIPAYLIGRAVFVLAQIGTYVAMMLVAGVAFGGLELPTAAGDWLTLAWVLVLGTLSVVPLGAALGALLPGARNAAGILSLPMMGLMLVSGVMFPVTAMPAPVQWVAQAFPLYWQGLGLRSVFLPDAMLAAEIGGSWRLAEAAAVLGAWSLLGLLLAPVLLLRAARRESGTRLARAQERRAAQGAL, encoded by the coding sequence GTGAACGCCCGGGTGACGATGATCGGGCTCCGCCGGGGCGGGGCCGAGTACATGCAGTTCCTGCGCAACCGGCAGGAGTTCGCCGGCGCGCTGATCGGGACGGTCGGGGTCTACCTGGCGCTGGTCCTGTGGCAGGGCGGGCACGACGTGGAGGGCGCGGCGGGCGCCTCGCAGGCCGTGCTGATGACGGCCGGGTTCGTCGCGTTCGCGGTGTACACGGCGGGGCTGCTGAGCCTGCCGATGTCGATCGCGGCGGACCGGGAGGAGGGCACGCTGCTGCGGATGCGGACGGTCCCGGACGGCATCCCCGCCTACCTGATCGGCCGCGCGGTGTTCGTCCTGGCGCAGATCGGGACGTACGTGGCGATGATGCTCGTCGCCGGCGTCGCGTTCGGCGGGCTCGAACTGCCGACCGCCGCCGGGGACTGGCTGACGCTCGCGTGGGTCCTCGTGCTCGGCACGCTGTCGGTCGTCCCGCTGGGCGCCGCGCTCGGCGCGCTGCTGCCGGGGGCGCGCAACGCCGCGGGCATCCTGTCGCTGCCGATGATGGGGCTCATGCTCGTCTCGGGCGTGATGTTCCCGGTGACGGCGATGCCCGCGCCCGTCCAGTGGGTCGCGCAGGCGTTCCCGCTGTACTGGCAGGGGCTCGGGCTGCGGTCGGTGTTCCTGCCGGACGCGATGCTGGCGGCGGAGATCGGCGGAAGCTGGCGGCTCGCCGAGGCCGCGGCGGTGCTGGGCGCCTGGTCGCTGCTCGGGCTGCTGCTGGCACCCGTCCTGCTGCTGCGGGCGGCCCGCCGCGAGTCGGGGACGCGGCTCGCCCGCGCCCAGGAGAGGCGCGCCGCCCAGGGCGCGCTCTGA
- a CDS encoding ABC transporter ATP-binding protein, with product MDEPVVRARELRMRYGRTEVLRGVDLDVAAGEVVALLGPNGAGKTTTIEILEGFRRRSSGDVRVLGEDPGTGGNAWRARLGIVLQNWRDHPRWGARQLLAHVASLYKRPRDPDELLAVMGLTEQAGQAVSRLSGGQRRRLDVALGIVGRPDLLFLDEPTTGFDPQARREFHELVERLARDEGLAVLLTTHDLAEAERLADRIAILVGGEVRAHGTPSSLAATARASSEVRWLEDGEVRGERTSDPSRLAFDLHQRFGGPVPGLEVRRASLEDTYLGLVAAARDGGGRDREPEILEESGRAA from the coding sequence ATGGACGAGCCGGTGGTGCGGGCCCGCGAGCTGCGGATGCGGTACGGGCGCACGGAGGTGCTGCGCGGCGTCGACCTGGACGTCGCGGCGGGCGAGGTCGTCGCGCTGCTCGGGCCGAACGGGGCGGGCAAGACGACGACCATCGAGATCCTCGAGGGGTTCCGGCGGCGGTCGTCCGGCGACGTCCGGGTGCTGGGCGAGGACCCCGGAACGGGCGGCAACGCGTGGCGGGCGCGGCTCGGGATCGTCCTGCAGAACTGGCGGGACCACCCCCGCTGGGGCGCCCGGCAGCTGCTGGCGCACGTCGCGTCGCTGTACAAGCGGCCCCGCGACCCCGACGAGCTGCTCGCGGTCATGGGGCTGACGGAGCAGGCCGGGCAGGCGGTGTCGCGGCTGTCGGGCGGGCAGCGGCGCAGGCTGGACGTCGCGCTCGGCATCGTCGGACGGCCCGACCTGCTGTTCCTCGACGAACCGACGACCGGGTTCGACCCGCAGGCGCGCCGCGAGTTCCACGAGCTGGTCGAGCGGCTCGCCCGCGACGAGGGGCTCGCGGTCCTGCTGACCACGCACGATCTGGCGGAGGCCGAGCGGCTCGCCGACCGGATCGCGATCCTGGTCGGCGGCGAGGTCAGGGCGCATGGGACGCCGTCGAGCCTGGCGGCCACCGCGCGGGCGTCGTCGGAGGTCCGCTGGCTCGAGGACGGCGAGGTCCGCGGCGAGCGGACGTCCGACCCGTCCCGGCTGGCGTTCGACCTGCACCAGCGGTTCGGCGGGCCGGTGCCGGGGCTGGAGGTGCGGCGGGCGTCGCTGGAGGACACCTACCTCGGCCTGGTCGCCGCCGCACGGGACGGCGGCGGCCGGGACCGCGAGCCGGAGATCCTCGAGGAGAGCGGGAGGGCCGCGTGA
- a CDS encoding M55 family metallopeptidase produces MKVFVSVDMEGVSGLTDPEEMRTGGRGYERGCELMTGDANAAIRAAFDAGADRVVVTDAHGGGRNLRADLIDERCTLVRGPYKPMRMGEGLDSTFDVALYVGYHARAGAERGVLNHTWMGREIQNLYVNGEIAGEIRLMAGYAGSLGVPVGLVAGDEAACAEARDVLGAVPTVAVKRGLDRYAAELIPPARAQERIYETVLRSLREERWPQLTMSAPYTLAVEWNATAIAQSCAVIPGVRLTGPRTTELTTDDYADVVGLLGVCATLAGEIGCTGRHYG; encoded by the coding sequence ATGAAGGTCTTCGTATCGGTCGACATGGAAGGCGTGTCGGGACTCACCGACCCCGAGGAGATGCGCACCGGCGGGCGCGGCTACGAGCGCGGCTGCGAGCTGATGACCGGCGACGCGAACGCGGCGATCCGCGCCGCGTTCGACGCGGGGGCCGACCGCGTCGTCGTCACCGACGCGCACGGCGGCGGCCGCAACCTGCGCGCCGACCTGATCGACGAGCGGTGCACGCTCGTCCGGGGGCCGTACAAGCCGATGCGCATGGGCGAGGGCCTCGACTCCACCTTCGACGTCGCCCTGTACGTCGGGTACCACGCCCGGGCCGGTGCGGAACGCGGCGTCCTCAACCACACGTGGATGGGCCGGGAGATCCAGAACCTCTACGTCAACGGGGAGATCGCGGGCGAGATCCGGCTGATGGCGGGGTACGCGGGCTCTCTCGGCGTCCCGGTCGGCCTCGTCGCCGGGGACGAGGCCGCGTGCGCCGAGGCGCGGGACGTCCTCGGCGCCGTCCCGACCGTCGCCGTCAAGCGGGGCCTCGACCGGTACGCGGCCGAACTGATCCCGCCGGCGCGCGCGCAGGAGCGCATCTACGAGACCGTCCTGCGCTCCCTGCGCGAGGAGCGGTGGCCGCAGCTCACCATGTCCGCGCCCTACACCCTCGCCGTCGAGTGGAACGCGACGGCGATCGCGCAGTCGTGCGCGGTGATCCCGGGCGTCCGGCTCACCGGGCCGCGCACCACCGAGCTGACGACGGACGACTACGCCGACGTCGTCGGCCTCCTCGGCGTCTGCGCGACGCTCGCGGGCGAGATCGGCTGCACCGGCCGCCACTACGGCTGA
- a CDS encoding serine/threonine-protein kinase: MEALGPGDPRSAGTYRLIARLGVGGMGRVYLGRSARGRAVAVKLVHPELLRDPGTRRRFRHEVDAARRVGGAFTAAVLDADTESDAPWVVTAYVPGPGLQDVVETHGPLPEASVLALASGLARALRAVHGLDLIHRDVKPSNVLVTIDGPKLIDFGIARSVDDGLGTRTGGVVGSPGFMSPEQVRGTPLTQASDVFSLGAVLAFAATGRHPFGDGGVHARMFRIATEAPDLGDLAGPVRNLVDRCLAKDPADRPGLDELLAGVLAEPPAGAWLPAAVMAELGRHAAFLLEVEDPADGGEPQPGTPPPPPPAAAPPPAGTSSAGTAPAAPGPATSPAGAPPRRRRRRSRTPAYLGLGAAATAVVVAAGLAFALLQNRNPDGGGRVGTGAASAPITAPAGAVPLDMVGTWEGRTGALDGPDSRVRRLTVRRGAVGDAVAVLHSAEGGFLCEYQGALEQGGPAVRLDMSNSRFFGGPEDCADRVEVSLTMEAGKIRWTGPEPAQSLTLARNHTVPERLRGVWQWGGPEGTEHRTIELTSDDVGTQTVGVAWTGPDGAPCATKALLLSAEKEIVFYAGKPQEYDRCETVGLQKLTPQGNGAARWESLTLGTSGPFRQYQH; the protein is encoded by the coding sequence GTGGAGGCACTCGGCCCGGGAGACCCGCGCAGCGCGGGAACGTACCGGCTGATCGCGCGGCTCGGCGTGGGCGGCATGGGACGGGTGTACCTCGGACGGTCCGCGCGCGGGCGCGCGGTCGCGGTCAAGCTCGTCCATCCCGAACTCCTGCGGGATCCCGGCACCCGCCGCCGGTTCCGGCACGAGGTCGACGCGGCCCGGCGGGTCGGCGGCGCGTTCACCGCGGCCGTGCTGGACGCCGACACCGAATCGGACGCGCCCTGGGTGGTCACCGCGTACGTCCCCGGCCCCGGACTGCAGGACGTCGTGGAGACGCACGGCCCGCTGCCCGAGGCGTCCGTCCTCGCGCTGGCCTCCGGGCTCGCGCGGGCGCTGCGGGCGGTGCACGGCCTCGACCTGATCCACCGCGACGTCAAGCCGTCGAACGTGCTCGTCACCATCGACGGCCCGAAGCTGATCGACTTCGGCATCGCGCGCTCGGTCGACGACGGTCTCGGCACCCGGACGGGCGGTGTCGTCGGGTCGCCGGGGTTCATGTCGCCCGAACAGGTCCGCGGCACGCCCCTCACGCAGGCGTCCGACGTCTTCTCCCTCGGCGCCGTGCTCGCCTTCGCGGCCACCGGGCGGCACCCGTTCGGCGACGGCGGCGTGCACGCCCGGATGTTCCGCATCGCCACCGAGGCTCCCGACCTCGGTGACCTGGCCGGGCCCGTCCGCAACCTCGTGGACCGCTGCCTGGCCAAGGACCCCGCCGACCGGCCCGGCCTCGACGAACTGCTCGCCGGGGTCCTCGCCGAACCGCCCGCCGGCGCGTGGCTGCCCGCCGCGGTCATGGCCGAGCTGGGCCGGCACGCCGCGTTCCTGCTGGAGGTCGAGGACCCGGCGGACGGCGGCGAGCCGCAACCGGGAACGCCGCCCCCGCCGCCGCCCGCCGCCGCCCCACCGCCCGCGGGCACCTCCTCCGCGGGGACCGCTCCCGCCGCGCCGGGCCCGGCCACCTCGCCCGCCGGCGCCCCGCCGCGCCGCCGCCGTCGCCGTAGCCGGACGCCGGCCTACCTCGGCCTGGGGGCCGCGGCCACCGCCGTGGTGGTGGCCGCGGGGCTCGCGTTCGCCCTGCTCCAGAACCGGAACCCCGACGGCGGCGGGCGCGTCGGTACCGGGGCGGCCTCGGCGCCGATCACCGCCCCGGCCGGTGCGGTCCCGCTGGACATGGTCGGCACCTGGGAAGGACGGACGGGCGCGCTCGACGGGCCCGACTCCCGCGTGCGCCGCCTCACCGTCCGGCGGGGCGCCGTCGGAGACGCCGTCGCCGTCCTCCACTCGGCCGAGGGCGGCTTCCTGTGCGAGTACCAGGGCGCCCTCGAGCAGGGCGGGCCGGCCGTCCGGCTCGACATGAGCAACAGCCGCTTCTTCGGCGGCCCCGAGGACTGCGCCGACCGCGTGGAGGTCTCCCTGACGATGGAGGCGGGGAAGATCCGCTGGACGGGTCCCGAACCGGCCCAGTCGCTCACCCTCGCCCGCAACCACACCGTCCCGGAGCGGCTCCGGGGCGTCTGGCAGTGGGGCGGTCCGGAGGGGACGGAGCACAGGACCATCGAGCTGACCTCGGACGACGTCGGGACCCAGACCGTCGGGGTCGCCTGGACGGGTCCGGACGGGGCCCCGTGCGCGACGAAAGCGCTGCTGCTGTCCGCCGAGAAGGAGATCGTCTTCTACGCGGGCAAGCCGCAGGAGTACGACCGGTGCGAAACGGTCGGCCTACAGAAACTCACCCCGCAGGGCAACGGGGCCGCCCGCTGGGAGTCGCTGACCCTCGGGACGAGCGGCCCGTTCCGCCAGTACCAGCACTGA
- a CDS encoding SWIM zinc finger family protein, with product MDGPDGGGPEGGGPDGGIRARNRRGSIGERWWSRRFIDLVESFADKGRLARGRTYARKGNVTDLKVAPHEVTAKVRGSAPDPYDVTLGIHGIDAAGWRAVERELASRALFRARLLAGEMPPEIEWVFAEMGLALFPGTAADLHLMCDCPDWGDPCKHAAAVLYLLAEAFDDDPFLILAWNGRGRDALLAALRRGSATEPDPLEMDDEPLTADGFWTAPSGLARLRERPAAPPVPPGFVLRVAAPPPVKVRRRPLTDVLAPAYEALAEESGDDG from the coding sequence ATGGACGGTCCGGACGGCGGCGGGCCGGAGGGCGGCGGGCCGGACGGCGGCATCCGGGCCCGCAACCGGCGCGGCTCGATCGGCGAGCGGTGGTGGTCGCGGCGGTTCATCGACCTCGTCGAGTCGTTCGCCGACAAGGGGCGGCTCGCGCGGGGGCGGACGTACGCACGCAAGGGCAACGTGACGGACCTGAAGGTCGCGCCGCACGAGGTGACGGCGAAGGTTCGCGGTTCGGCGCCCGACCCCTACGACGTGACCCTGGGCATCCATGGCATCGACGCGGCGGGCTGGCGCGCGGTCGAGCGGGAGCTGGCGTCCCGCGCGCTGTTCCGGGCCCGCCTGCTCGCGGGCGAGATGCCGCCGGAGATCGAGTGGGTGTTCGCCGAAATGGGCCTGGCGCTGTTCCCCGGGACGGCCGCCGACCTGCACCTGATGTGCGACTGCCCTGACTGGGGCGACCCGTGCAAGCACGCGGCGGCCGTCCTGTACCTGCTGGCCGAGGCGTTCGACGACGACCCGTTCCTGATCCTGGCGTGGAACGGGCGCGGACGGGACGCGCTGCTGGCGGCGCTCCGCCGCGGTTCGGCCACCGAACCGGACCCGCTCGAGATGGACGACGAGCCCCTGACGGCGGACGGTTTCTGGACGGCGCCGTCCGGGCTCGCCCGGCTCCGCGAGCGCCCGGCCGCACCGCCCGTCCCGCCGGGGTTCGTCCTGCGGGTGGCGGCGCCGCCGCCGGTCAAGGTCCGGCGGCGACCGCTCACCGACGTCCTGGCCCCCGCCTACGAGGCGCTGGCCGAGGAGTCCGGCGACGACGGGTGA